The genome window aaaatattcataaatcaaaaatatatttataaatcagAGTTGTCATGTATTATAAAAGGCGTACCACCTATAGTGGGCTAGAAAAAGCCTATTCAGATACTATGACAAGAACAGTGGGTTCACATACCATCGCTACCCCTTCGAATATCTACACCAGCCGGCACGAAGACGCTGTCCTCGGTGTAGAAATCCTCCAAGGCCTGGTAATTTCGGGTATTCCAGGCCAATTCATATTCGTCCAAACGCCCTCTGAGAATCTCTCTGATGTCTAACGAACAACAATGGCTGAAAAAGCTAAACTCTCGTCGAACGAAATATAGTGATGTATAAAAcagataataataatgaaacgagatgcaatgatttatttatttatttatttatttaatttttgtgttttacgccgtcctcaaaaatatttcacttatacgacggcggccaggattgtGATGAGAGGAAAGCcgacagagccagggggaagccacgaccatccacaaatTGCTGCAGGCCTTCTCACTTACGACCTAACGGGAAAGcggcatgacctggacttgaactcctgtGTCACTGCACTGACATGCTAACCAtcaggccacggaggccccaagatGCAATCAGGTGTAGTGTGTGACAAAATGTATGCATACTCACAGTTAAGATTttttctaaataatttgtcagtGAATTCTTTGGTTATAATGATCGTCAGGTATGACTATGCACCAATAGACAGAGCACACTGAACAGCTTTGGTACGCAAAATATTGGATGCGACGAAAGTAAACTTGTGCATTTGAGGACTCCGGTCATATTTGTCCCTGCTCCTGACGTGTGGAAGCCAATGAGCAGAAGTTCTTTGCGATATATAGCTAGTTTTTATTGATGCCCTCATTTTTACTTACCCTATGAGGCATTTGTTACCCATGAATATGTTGCAGTACTTAAAAATTCTTTTTAAGAAGTAATCGTGACTTGAGAACTTTATCCAATCAAATACTAACCTGGGAGACATCTAGGAGTCTTGGCTGCTTTAAGAGTCTTTTCTTCCAGACATTCAAATCCTGTTGGACAGCCCTGAATCTGAAAAATTAGTGGCGGCAAATAAATAGTTCAGGGAAATAAAACTAGTAAATTAACAGGCATGCAATTGGACACAGAGTATATCTAAAATAGCGACAACAATGTGGTGAATTTGCATATCAGCGGTGAAGGGCAGGCAGGCTATGACCCGTTTTTCCATCACAGTATAATTTGATGGGCCCATGGTCAGTGAGATCGCAGGCTGGAATTCCTCTCTCGCCAGTTGAGTCACGTATTttagtcagaaggtttgtcaggtacgtggcgaaggtgggtggtttactccgggcacacCGTTCCTCtgacccataaatctgaccccAGCCGTGTAAGTGTAAGTTTTCAGTGTGCAAAACACTTTTTGGAAACGAgtcaaataaaagaataaaaaatatgtacttACGTCGCATGTCTGCTTAGCACAAATGACAGCAATGCTCTGTtgtacagaaagaaaaaaaattacaacagaagtaatttcatattttataagtTATTAAACTGTATTGACCACTATAAAATTGTCATTTCGGCTTTTCCTTTGTGAATAAGTGAGTGTAGCTTTTCCAGGGCAGCATATCTGTAACGACATATATGAGGAATGAACGTTTGGGTGTATCAGTTGTCTGTTGTCTGGCTTTACGATGCAAGGACGTGAGCCATAAACGACAGGCGCTCAACGGAAAGGAGAACAATAGAATGGGATCACTTAgcccttgatttttttttctgacatgatgTCACAACTATGTATTTTAAGTATACCTGTAAACCAAAACATATAATGACGTTATCATTTTCTAAGGGCTCCTGTTCTTAATGCCTCATATTCTAAGGGctcctataaataaataaaggcgtTTACCCTCTGTCATTAAATTTATTGGGCAGAAATATCGAAGTTATGTTTTCGGTTTCTTGAAAGTTTTTCGATTGCATGCGGAGCGAACAAGTGCCCGTTCTACAAAGCTGTCATAAAGTTCTGTCAAGCGCATTTACCTTGGTAATGTATGTCTTGATTGCATGTTTTCAAGGATGTTGCGTCTGACGTAGCTCAATAGCCTTAACCCTCTAGCCCTACCATCTCGCCATGCCTTGACCTGGCGGAATGCAAGTTCGTACTGAAGCGTTCGCAGTCATGCTCTGAGTATTCTAACATGTATTCGTAGTAAAACTCGTAACCCGAAGATAAATGTTTACTCCACAACTATGTTTGGCTATGTTTTGACCTAAGTACATGGGCGTCTACTTTGTTTAGCCATGTTTTGACCTAAGTACGTGGGCGTCTACTTTGTTTGGTCATGTTTTGACATAAGTACGTGAACGTCTACTTTGTTTGGCCATGTTTTGACATAAGTACGTGAACGTCTACTTTGTTTGACCATGTTTTGACAACTGTCAGCTGTTGCTGTACACCGGACCGCCGTATGTCCTGTCTCCATTGCAATTCGATGGAAAATCATGATGGACAGGTCAATTCTGCCGTTTATTTAAAGCATTTGTCCGGGGAAAAGGAATTTGACGCTTTTCCATTGCAATGGTAGCGATGCCAAAACGAGGCCAAACATGACCGTGGAGGAAAACGTCGAGCCgaagttttgatgtttatttttggGCTTCTTTCTTAGAAGGTTGGCAGAAGACAAAACAACGTGCGGATTTTACTGAGAATACACGTGGAAGCACTCAAAACATAACTACTGTGCGACCTCACCTTCTGTCTGGTTAAAGCATAGCGAGATTATGGGGCTAGACTGTTGAGGCTAGCTCTAGAATTGTGCCAGGCGCAGTTTGCGACGGTACAGATAATTAATAAAAACTGAGAGAAACAAGGGCAAGAGACAAAATACCGATATGTGATCATACGCTGCACCTCATGATCAAGACGGACAGACAAAAGCATGGACGAAAAAGTTGACCGAGTAACAGAAGGTTAGGTACAAGTCAGGTCAAATCAGAGCAAGTCAAGTCAGAAACTGATCGACTGATGGCGGATATTGTGACGACTATTGCAAGACCAATGCACCGTCCAGTCGTATATGGGAGggcctgccagtaacctgctgaTAGTCACGAGTTtcgtctcaccataatgcttgcaaccatggtataagtgaaatattctcgaatgCGGCGtaattcaatgaaataaataaataaacaaatacaataccCAGGGTACCAGCACAGGGTATAATGGATATTGCTAATTAATTACCTTTCtattttaaagcaaaaaaaCATACTCACCAAGGCCAAATAAGCGATTGTCACTGAGAACCTGTAGGACAGCATTGCGTCGACAGAATTTTTGAACGAAGGAAACCTTGAACACAAATCTGATCTGTTTCTGTCCTAGGGCAGTTATGGTTAGAAAGGGAAATATACAAAGAATTATAAAACGTCTCACAGCACTATGAGGACCAAAAGGAGGCAAGGGAGGCGTGGCCAATCTGCAGAGCTCCGAAATCACTGGTTACTTCCATACTTTCTTGTCACTAAAGCAGCCCAACTCATAGGTGTCAGACAGTTGGAGAAACACGTCGGCGTTAAGTTGGATCgaaaaaacatttacagtacTAACAAAATATCAAAGGGGATATTGCAGATATACGTACATTTGCAGTGATAGAAgcaaacatttaatatattaaaaatcCATTATATATCTAGTACAGTTACATTGAAATCAAAACTTTACCATGGCGCTCCATGGGTAATCTCATATTGTGATCGTAAAGTCTGGTGTGTTCCTATTACAGATCTATGTGATACCCGCAGGTGACAAATGAGATTTGGGAGCTCCAAGTTGAAACAGCTGCTACCACTTTTCTCGTTTGTGAAAACacttacatttcacatttcaaaatgtCATGTCCACAATAAGCACGACGTGTAagttacaaatgaaaaaatcacCGTCAAACAATTATTGATTTAACTAGTCCGTTACAAAAGAACGCAAATCTTGTCACTTATGGAACAAGATGTGCCCGCTACCTAGTTTGCGTTGTTTGTGTCAGCTGGCACCATTCTACCCAATACCATGAATCAATTCACCCCATGGGTATAGCGTATAATTGTGGCACATGCTCTACATTTCCATAACAGAACGTAACCACGGACTTTGATCCGAGAAGGCTGATAGATCTCACCAATATCCCCCAGTTTTGCTCCATAAAACAGCACAATGTATGAAgacttacaacatagagagtaaaatatCTACCTttggcagcgacgacagtgtgatagttggcgcATGGTCACACCAACCGGGGAAATACGGCCTGTTAGCGGATTATTTTCTTTGGAATCTAGATTAACATTGCTCAAAATGTCTCAAGTAACCCCATTTTATCTTCACCCTGTTTAAGTTATATgttttggttgtattttttttttcataaaatcttGAGTCAAAGAAAATTCTTACTGTTACTTTTTTCTTCTTGGGAAATATTAACTAAGGGCCCcgaaacaaaattttaagtaCGGTATATTGAATACCAAAAGAAACGTGAAATCCGAAAATATTAAATGCCAAAACGGTGATAAATCACGTTTCCTGTAAGATCATGGTGAAATGAAATGGTTCCAGATGAGGTAACCGCAGTTTGGCTTCCATATGTTATAAATAATGATGTAGGATTCTGGGTGAAAAGTGTCCCACATAAAGTGCTCCGTTACAGACACTGTCAGTGTTCATGCTACAAAGTTTACTCTTCACACATTTCAATCGATGGCTAGATTCATGGCGCTAGCTGCAAAGAGCAGTTGTCTTTGAAATGTTGCAAGGCAGTGATTTTCCAACCGATGTGGTCAGACATTTTGGATGTCATGTTTCCACCATCGCACGACTTGCTCAACGGACCGCTGCTAATTAACATTGTTCACGAAGACCAAGAGCGGCAACTCCAAAGTAATCAAACTGAAGAAAGATGAACAGCAGCCTTTGTTGATGGGCCAAGAAAATCAGTATCCCTAATAACACTGGACGTTGCCTACGGGATGCTTGACTCCAATGCAAGGGGAGACATAAACGACACCGAAAACACTGCAACATTCCAATATTGGGGGAATCCCCCTTTGAAGGACTGCCGTCAGTTGAAAAGTCTTGTAATATAAGTTAAACAGCCATTTTCAGCTCTCAAAAGTGAGGAAATATGTTTTGAAAGactttattttgaaaactgGACAATATGTCAgattgttttttcttcaaatgtcTCCTGTTTGGCCGAATAGATTTGTCCAGTCCAACGACATCCCCTgtggtaaaataaaattttaaaaagttttgtcaGTGTTTCACTGAGGAGTAGACTGATGTAAATGTTGCTTTTTGAGTTTAGATTTTCCATCtcattttattctaaatgtcaaaaaaatgtACCTTTCATCTGATATGTGCAATTTAAAACTTGATTTAAAACCGAAAGCTTTACATTTGATAAACGTGAATTATTGCTTTTCGAAATGAGATTTCCATactatttaaacaaaaattcaaaccCGATGTGATGTACCTTCTAGATAGTGTGAAGTCTAAAACCGCGTTTTTTTGGATGATTTTTCAGGTGTAGATAATATAATAGATAAAGATCTGCATCATGGCTTTTGGACAAAAATTCAGTAAAGATTATTAAGATTTTTTGTGTTGCCTTTGCGATACCTACtcagtgtacatttgtatttcaATTCCTTGTATCCATGACACTGCCTCATGGGTGACAAAATTGGAGGGGGAGTTTTACTGCAGACG of Liolophura sinensis isolate JHLJ2023 chromosome 13, CUHK_Ljap_v2, whole genome shotgun sequence contains these proteins:
- the LOC135480774 gene encoding uncharacterized protein LOC135480774, which codes for MLSYRFSVTIAYLALSIAVICAKQTCDIQGCPTGFECLEEKTLKAAKTPRCLPDIREILRGRLDEYELAWNTRNYQALEDFYTEDSVFVPAGVDIRRGSDGYAEFIEDLITENNWLNATWTIQDVIYVTDEQVFTIDTFAWARNNTNPLTGKDIIMWKLIDGIYYIQYGVANLPGA